One genomic region from Spirosoma sp. KCTC 42546 encodes:
- a CDS encoding LytTR family DNA-binding domain-containing protein: MKRLAAAQLQHNFDPAQVLYLIGDVNYSMVHLVSGKAILSSRTLKWYSDRWPHFIRIHKAHLINPDQVHSCVVISSTIAHLIMNDGARLPIGRRRIREVIDQLSSDLPKNSIVGYYAE, encoded by the coding sequence ATGAAGCGGTTAGCTGCTGCACAACTTCAACATAACTTTGATCCAGCTCAGGTTCTCTATTTAATTGGTGATGTCAATTACTCTATGGTTCACCTGGTTAGTGGTAAGGCTATTTTATCCAGCAGAACACTAAAGTGGTATAGTGATCGGTGGCCTCATTTTATTCGTATTCACAAAGCCCACCTTATCAATCCCGATCAGGTTCATAGCTGTGTGGTGATTTCTTCAACGATAGCGCACCTAATTATGAACGACGGCGCTCGTCTTCCAATAGGTCGACGTCGAATTAGAGAGGTTATTGATCAATTAAGCAGTGATCTTCCAAAAAATTCCATAGTTGGCTATTACGCTGAATAA
- a CDS encoding response regulator: MTLPSLPKSLSDKLVYLVDDDEEDAFLFEMAIHEVIPYCRLRIFYNGLIMLEVMADPAAKPNLIFLDIQMPYPDGLEVLMNLKINRQWADIPVIMLTGIEDDDKISLAYQLGAQSVINKPETHSQLLDIVINIREYWFKTVRLPGQA; this comes from the coding sequence ATGACATTGCCATCTCTACCTAAGAGCCTCTCGGATAAGTTAGTGTATTTGGTAGACGATGACGAGGAAGATGCTTTCCTCTTTGAGATGGCTATCCACGAAGTCATACCCTATTGCCGATTACGTATTTTCTATAATGGCCTAATTATGCTGGAAGTTATGGCCGACCCAGCCGCTAAACCTAATCTCATTTTTCTGGATATACAAATGCCTTATCCTGATGGATTAGAAGTATTGATGAATCTAAAAATCAATCGACAATGGGCTGATATTCCGGTTATTATGCTAACTGGAATTGAAGATGATGATAAAATCTCATTAGCCTATCAGCTCGGAGCACAATCAGTTATTAATAAGCCCGAGACTCACAGTCAACTTCTGGATATTGTCATAAATATTCGGGAATATTGGTTTAAGACCGTGCGCCTTCCTGGTCAGGCATAA
- a CDS encoding SPFH domain-containing protein → MSKLRIVIYSVVALLAVLLLSKSCTTVDASHEGIKVSKIGSDRGASDIENVTGWIFYNPLTSFIEQYPTFTQTKDFDPFTVSAKGGTLFKIDPTLNYHLVKGQGANVYRKYRKELPDIENNILRTIVYNSYRDVANTFTPDSLVNNRVGFEEQVEAKLRKSLTDDGFSFENITSNLTPPESLQAMIDAKNTAVQNALRLNNQVAAEKASAEIAVTKASGIARAKIIEAEAEARANELKQKTLTPLLVQQEWIKKWNGQLPTTQLGSGTSTMIQLPIK, encoded by the coding sequence ATGAGCAAACTACGGATTGTAATCTATTCTGTTGTGGCCCTGTTGGCAGTACTCTTACTAAGTAAAAGTTGCACCACTGTGGATGCCAGTCACGAAGGTATTAAAGTCAGCAAAATAGGCTCCGACCGGGGGGCATCTGATATTGAAAATGTAACAGGCTGGATATTTTATAATCCGCTTACTTCATTCATCGAACAATATCCTACGTTTACCCAGACCAAAGATTTTGACCCATTTACTGTTAGCGCCAAAGGAGGTACCCTGTTCAAAATTGACCCCACATTAAACTATCATCTGGTTAAAGGTCAAGGTGCTAACGTATATCGAAAGTATCGAAAGGAGCTTCCCGACATTGAAAATAATATCCTGAGGACAATTGTATATAACTCCTACCGTGATGTAGCTAATACGTTTACTCCCGATTCATTAGTCAATAACCGGGTTGGTTTTGAAGAACAGGTCGAGGCTAAACTTCGTAAATCATTGACCGACGATGGATTCTCATTCGAGAACATTACCTCAAACCTGACCCCACCTGAATCATTACAGGCTATGATTGATGCCAAGAATACGGCTGTACAAAATGCCCTGCGTTTGAATAACCAGGTGGCAGCAGAAAAAGCAAGTGCCGAAATCGCTGTGACAAAAGCGAGTGGGATTGCCCGCGCAAAAATTATTGAAGCAGAAGCGGAAGCCAGAGCCAATGAACTGAAACAAAAGACGTTAACGCCTTTGCTGGTGCAACAGGAGTGGATAAAGAAGTGGAACGGCCAACTGCCTACTACTCAGCTTGGGAGTGGTACGTCAACAATGATTCAGCTACCCATTAAATAA